One part of the Torulaspora delbrueckii CBS 1146 chromosome 8, complete genome genome encodes these proteins:
- the SCD5 gene encoding Scd5p (similar to Saccharomyces cerevisiae SCD5 (YOR329C); ancestral locus Anc_7.66), which yields MSFEWLNVPGINTADNDVTVEQGNNLPPPSVSFDIGTSGSNAEQKTDVQPIGNVNGSHVPKGSGGHLGDYRPISQHHHSYPGSDQQKQNDNIQVHHHHNQGQNPRSHTDMIYKETPEELRVPLSLSRSQLTKEEVRTYLRWYNFITSRTHSKLVKLIEVFKFLANFRLSHELKSRIEAIFRTCKNALNIGQFFAVLRLISKALIENVIPNRRMILDKAPIPTPRSILTSGDRHEVYEEVDEEPDSNGQKVDFDSFASLLLTGKSVQKRIRRRIPDSADKNKRVRFSEHVTFQEPPSEDGEENGSHEVSDDEETDGKLDLSLPMDQLLKRMAKRKEKNTALVSSMPNEQQETEEEREVLEDMKDSLSHFKQIQSVDLASMPSIRVSDNEPEMQPLKPTSTGSANSLFRQHYNNQSSAGAYQEPLQPLKPTATGSANYLMRNHIPPHQEAPSEAPNGPSPVTGLQPLRPTATGSGNYLMKQQLSQHYAPSGLTAPMNSAERFPSPQHTGQLPTDPYLHAPQPRISMQQQLSPQVTPQSQNFQQQHNMLPVPPNPAGSYFQSLLSNSPSPAPSNVNISGINNSSSPYQNPPNSHPPTSQSRAMYNNGYQYSNTAPNRQMFNEPAQQQNYPQQNFSSPYPMPSSTSPQSGDILSDLHSLQQQVNALQNSYRR from the coding sequence ATGTCCTTTGAGTGGTTGAACGTTCCAGGGATCAACACAGCTGATAATGACGTGACTGTGGAACAAGGGAACAATCTACCTCCTCCTAGTGTGTCCTTTGATATTGGGACTAGTGGGTCGAACGCTGAACAAAAGACAGATGTACAGCCGATCGGCAATGTTAATGGCTCGCATGTACCGAAAGGTAGTGGTGGCCATCTTGGCGATTACAGGCCAATTTCACAGCACCATCATAGCTATCCCGGATCTGATCAGCAGAAGCAGAATGATAACATACAGGttcatcaccaccataATCAGGGTCAAAATCCACGTAGCCATACTGATATGATATATAAAGAGACTCCTGAGGAACTAAGAGTACCATTATCACTGTCTCGTTCACAGCTgacaaaagaagaagttcgGACGTACTTGAGATGGTACAATTTTATTACATCAAGAACGCATTCCAAACTTGTTAAACTGATAGAAGTATTCAAGttcttggccaatttcAGATTAAGTCATGAGTTAAAGAGTCGCATAGAAGCCATCTTCAGAACTTGCAAAAATGCTTTGAACATAGGACAATTCTTTGCCGTGTTAAGACTTATATCGAAAGCTCTCATAGAGAACGTGATACCTAATAGACGAATGATATTGGACAAAGCACCGATCCCTACTCCACGATCAATCTTGACTAGTGGAGATAGACATGAAGTTTACGAAGAAGTGGATGAGGAACCAGATTCGAATGGTCAGAAAGTCGACTTCGATTCGTTTGCATCCCTGCTTTTGACAGGCAAGTCTGTTCAGAAGAGGATAAGAAGGCGAATCCCTGATTCTGCTGATAAGAACAAGCGAGTGCGATTTTCTGAACATGTTACTTTCCAAGAACCTCCCAGTGAGGATGGTGAAGAGAACGGCAGTCATGAAGTgtctgatgatgaagaaaccgatGGCAAATTGGACTTATCTCTACCGATGGATCAACTGCTAAAAAGGATGGCCAAGAGGAAGGAGAAAAATACTGCATTGGTGTCATCAATGCCCAACGAGCAGCAGGAAaccgaagaagagagagagGTACTTGAAGATATGAAGGATTCCCTTTCCCATTTCAAGCAAATTCAGTCTGTAGATCTCGCCTCGATGCCTTCCATTAGGGTCAGCGATAACGAACCTGAAATGCAACCATTGAAACCCACATCCACAGGTTCAGCAAATTCACTGTTCAGGCAGCACTATAATAATCAGTCATCGGCCGGAGCTTATCAAGAACCGCTTCAACCATTGAAGCCAACTGCAACCGGGTCAGCCAATTATTTGATGCGTAATCATATCCCACCACACCAAGAAGCGCCTTCAGAAGCTCCAAATGGGCCTAGTCCCGTAACTGGATTACAACCCTTGAGGCCCACGGCGACGGGATCAGGCAACTATTTGATGAAACAACAACTAAGTCAGCATTATGCACCTTCCGGGCTCACCGCTCCGATGAACAGCGCCGAAAGATTCCCCTCGCCCCAACACACAGGGCAACTGCCGACAGATCCCTATCTACATGCACCACAACCTCGTATCTCGatgcaacaacaactctCTCCTCAAGTGACACCACAATCTCAAAATTTCCAACAGCAACACAACATGCTTCCCGTACCTCCAAATCCCGCCGGTAGTTATTtccaatctcttctctcAAACTCACCATCGCCTGCTCCGAGTAACGTTAATATATCTGGGATAAACAACAGCTCTAGTCCCTATCAAAACCCACCAAACAGTCATCCACCCACAAGCCAATCGCGAGCCATGTACAACAACGGATACCAATATTCAAACACGGCCCCCAATCGTCAAATGTTCAATGAGCCAGCACAGCAACAAAACTATCCACAACAGAACTTTTCATCTCCATATCCGATGCCGAGTTCGACAAGCCCGCAAAGCGGTGACATTCTCAGCGATCTTCATAGTCTACAACAACAAGTCAATGCCTTACAGAACTCGTATCGGAGATGA
- the TDEL0H03860 gene encoding uncharacterized protein (ancestral locus Anc_7.65) translates to MVRKNKRPAFDESDSDGGPGSGFQEYLNNKSAQSSKRAKSTEAIEAASSSLQVASPCEDVYETKESSPTVIDGLLKSKRQRKQDKLHIQSIKSRLENELDKPKDTEELVFITDEYKAKREEYDRADLLAEQEMEQEDTVDPNEELMGSSRSVALRSLMKTISSDKHLIPNIPQASDRTQQSTQKTKFENDVYRSPSYQAIKYEVKLAEDTMGLDPEQKKLCIEEFLKSTKTAQDIRRYISHYEKKHNVHVD, encoded by the coding sequence ATGGTCaggaagaacaagagacCAGCCTTTGATGAGAGCGATAGTGATGGTGGACCTGGAAGTGGGTTCCAAGAGTACTTGAATAATAAGTCAGCCCAGTCTAGTAAGAGGGCTAAAAGTACAGAGGCAATTGAGGCGGCCTCTTCAAGTTTACAGGTTGCTTCACCTTGCGAGGACGTATATGAGACTAAAGAATCAAGTCCAACTGTAATAGATGGACTCTTGAAGTCCAAGAGACAGAGGAAGCAAGACAAATTGCACATACAGTCGATCAAAAGCAGGTTGGAGAATGAGCTTGATAAACCTAAGGATACAGAGGAATTAGTCTTTATCACTGATGAGTACAAGGCAAAGAGGGAGGAATACGACCGGGCTGATCTGCTTGCAGAGCAAGAAATGGAACAGGAAGATACGGTAGATCCGAATGAGGAGCTGATGGGCTCTTCGAGGAGTGTAGCGTTGAGGTCACTTATGAAGACAATTTCGAGTGATAAGCATTTGATACCGAATATCCCACAGGCCTCAGACAGGACCCAACAAAGTACTCAGAAGACAAAGTTCGAGAACGATGTCTACAGATCACCTTCTTATCAGGCCATCAAATATGAGGTAAAACTAGCCGAAGATACGATGGGACTAGACCCTGagcagaagaagctgtGCATCgaagaatttctcaaatcgaCCAAGACAGCTCAAGATATCAGAAGATATATTAGCCATTATGAAAAAAAGCATAATGTTCATGTAGATTGA